In Camelina sativa cultivar DH55 chromosome 17, Cs, whole genome shotgun sequence, the genomic stretch TGTTTTGtgtatcttttgttttcagttgaTGATTTCTTTTGCTTCTGTTGTAGGATGTGAAGCGGAAAGAAGATGCTGCTGCACGAGGTACTTATCTTATAGTATGGTTTTGGCGAACATCTACCTCTTTTCAGCACTAGTTGCAGTACTGTTACTTAGAGGATTTGAATTCAGTGTTAAATTTAATGTGTTTATGTTGGTTGATTCATAGTTTTACTTGCCTATACATAGCTATATGATTTTGCTCTTATATTACCTCTCTTTGTAGCCGGAATTGTTATCGAGGCGAAAAACTGGCCACCCTTCTTCCCACTTATCCACCATGACATTGCCAATGAAATTCCGGTTCGTCTTCAAAGGCTACAGTATATTGCATTTGCAACATATCTGGGTACGTATATATAGTCTTACTTGGAGAGTGAGGACTCTGCCCAAACACTCTTAATTTTACTTCACTAATAtgggttaaatatgaaaattgtaAGATGGTAAAATTTTACCGTGTGTTTCCATGTCTAACAGGGTTGGTTCTTGCACTTTTCTGGAATATCATCGCCGTTACTACAGCTTGGATCAAAGGAGAAGGTCTCTTCGTGTTCTCTTACACACGTCTAATATTCTTTGTTTGCAGGCCAGCTCTTCAGTATTGGGCCTTCTCTGCATATTTTTACAGCTTatgagttttgttgttttttcagGAGTAACAATTTGGCTTCTCGCCGTTATTTACTTCATATCGGGTGTCCCGGGAGGCTATGTGTTATGGTATCGGCCTCTCTACCGTGCCTTcaggttcttttttttccatCCCTAGCCCCACTAATTTTGTGTATAAATGGAGGAAAGTGTtcattgtatatatacttttccaCATTCTCTTACTCAATGTTTCCTTTGTTTTGAATCCCTGCAGAAATGATAGTGCATTCAGCTTTGGATGGTTTTTCTTGTTCTACATGGTGAGTCCCTAGTTTATTGCTGATTTGAGTGACAGATCATCTGCATAGTTCTTAACAGACTTAATTAATACTTGCTTTCTGGACACAGCTCCACATACTTTTCTGCGTCTTTGCTGCAGTTGCTCCTCCTATTGTCTTCAAAGGAAAATCACTTGCGTAAGTTTCCTCAAAGCTTTAAAAGACATCTAAGGTTAACATAGTTAATAGTTAATGGGATCAAGTGTCTAATGATCTTCAAATTTACAGGGGCATACTACCTGCTATAGATGTGTTGAGCGCTCAAGCACTGGTCGGGGTAAGCCCAATATATCCCTTGATCTTTCGGCTGCAACTATAAATCTTGTCTGAATGTAGAGGCTCATGATCATACAATCACTCATCAATGTTCTCTTGCTTTTCCTTAACAGATCTTCTACTTCATCGGGTTTGGGTTATTCTGCCTTGAATCAGTGGTCAGCATCTGGGTCATTCAGGTCTCTTTCCCAATCTCTAAACTGATAAGACTCAATCTCTAGATCAATATAGTTTCCAAGGTAAGAAAACTCTTTTTAACATCTGAATTGGCCATTTGGTTTCTGCAGCAAGTATACATGTACTTCAGAGGAAGCGGGAAAGCGGATGAGTTGAGACGGGATGCTGCAAGAGGAGCCATGAGAGCTGCCATATGATGCAAATCTAATTGAAATCATCTCTTCTGaagcattgttttttttttttcttgagctttttttttttttgtgttttcgtCAGCTGTTCGTAAAAGTAGTGAAAGTAAAGCTCATGtataaaaatgtgttttgagTTCAGATTTGATAAACAAATGCAGACTAGTCATTGCTTATTGATACTTGTTATATATGACTCAAAAATATATCGCGAGTCTTGTTACTAATTGCTATGAATCGTGTTATCCACCTAATCTTTCTtgtaaactaaattttttttctccataacGTTGAAGTGTGACCCTACTCTATTTCTCACGTGAATTTTGTTGTTAGTTAAAAGATATGTAAGCTTTTTTGGATTTAGGCACGAGAATTTAGTGCAAAATGGCacttgtctataattattaatcaCGGATCACTTTACTGTAAAAGAATCTTTTGTGTCCCTTTATTAGATTGACCAGTCTACCATTGAGTATGAGTATTAGTACtactttttaatcttttaatctTAGTGGGAACACAAGTTGGTATCCACTTTAACGTAAAGCtacttatatttttcattaattagttTGTTAATTATAAGCTCGCAGCCATCGATCCAACGTACCTGGATAGATAGAGTCCAATAATTATGCTTTTTAGATTAAACTAGACTAATGAAGTAAAATCTTATCTTAAAAATCCAAGGGGCGGCGAAGGGCATACACGTCTAAGCAGATGGTGGAATAATAATTGGGTCAAGCTTGTAATATCAGCCAAAAGCAAGGTTACTCTTTGTAGAGGactttgaaatttatataagaGCTACGAGAGCCCCCTTGTCCTTGTGAATGTAACTTGTAGCAAATCAaacattcttctttcttcttcttctagagttctactactactactactttggACAAGACTTTGACTCCGAGTCAATGGAAGGCAGAGGAACTAGGAAAAGTTGTAGAGAACAACACAGTAGCCGTCCGATGCCGAAGAGAGGGCAAGTCAAAGTTGGGATCTTGCTTGGTTTTGCTAATTCTTTTGCTTCCATCTTTGGTGCCTCCACCAGAAACTTCCATGGATCCTAAACCTTAATCCTGCTGCTTCTCATTTCCCAcagaaatattttcatttttattattcagAAACTTTTCTGTGGTTTTATTAGAGTGAGATTTTGTTATCTAAG encodes the following:
- the LOC104755359 gene encoding secretory carrier-associated membrane protein 5; this translates as MAGRYDRNPFAEQDEVNPFANPGSVPAASNSRLSPLPPEPAGFGYGRTVDIPLDRPGSGTQDLKKKEKELQAKEADLRRREQDVKRKEDAAARAGIVIEAKNWPPFFPLIHHDIANEIPVRLQRLQYIAFATYLGLVLALFWNIIAVTTAWIKGEGVTIWLLAVIYFISGVPGGYVLWYRPLYRAFRNDSAFSFGWFFLFYMLHILFCVFAAVAPPIVFKGKSLAGILPAIDVLSAQALVGIFYFIGFGLFCLESVVSIWVIQQVYMYFRGSGKADELRRDAARGAMRAAI